The Metarhizium brunneum chromosome 5, complete sequence sequence GCTGAGAATGGCCCAAGTGATGTTGATATATGAGGTCATTGGACTCTTTGACGAATTCATCCGTGGTGGTGATTTGGCAGAGCGTCAGGCTGGCATGCTATCACATTAGTTCGGACACTGCGGCAGGTCTTCAAGCAAACGTTCCAGACCAAGCTCAACGGGCCCTTATCCGAAAGCAACATGTCAATCGCGCAGCTGTTGGAGACCACCAATCCCGTGGCCTTGTGGCGTACATGGATTCTGGTTGAATCGATTCGGCGAACATATCTCATGACAACGCTGACCGAAGCCGCCTTTCCGAGGCTAAAAAAAGCATGGGCGCCGTGTCCTGGCGGCATTAAACTGATGACTCCAGGGGGCCTTCGCCCACCTCAGTCAATGCTTCTTTCAATTGTTTGTAACTTGCAGCGCCCAAGATCATGGAATCACCTAGCTTCCCAAAGGCCAGCATAGCACCGTCAGCAACAGCTACAAATGGGCAGACACCCGGTTCGGCTGGTCGAAATCCTTTCGCAACATGGCGCACAAATTGAAGATCCGACGCGACACACAAAGGGATGGGCCTGCCCTCTTGGAAACCTGCAAGCAATAATGTCAACGGTATCCCAAACGAAACAGGTCACTACAGGGTAGGACGCAGTGGCATGCACAACATCAACCAGTCCAGTCAACTGTCGCCAAGTAGGCCAAAAAGTAGCATGTTCATCTATACTCTACGCTGTCTAGCATGTCATGTCGCATCGCACCTTATGAGATGACCTTCAACGTCTCGGAAAACGGAAGCTTCCCAGGCGTGGCAGGGTGCTCGGTAGCCTCATCGCCATAGTTCAAGTGCGCCTTCAGCTTGTAGTCCTCGGGAACGCCGGCAAACTTCTTAATCGCAGCCTCGACAGGGGGAATAGCATTGAGATGCTGCAAGTTGGCACCGAGTCCCTCCAAGGAGAGAGCGGTCCAGACCAGAATCTGGTGCATGCCGTTGGCATGGTCGCCGAACTCGGCAAACATGTGCGCGGCCGACTTGTGCGTCTCTCCGGATTCCTTGATTGTGTTTCCAGACTCCCAGAACAAGATCTTGTCACCTGTCAGCATGCTTTATCGAAATATTCGCGCcagacgaaaaaaaaagaaaacgtACAGATCCATAAGCGCTCTTGAAGAGCTGAAACTTGGGGCTCATGGCGTTCCAGACATCTTCACTGATGCCCTTCAACACCGGCTCGGCTGCGGCAATGATGGTGTCCCAGAATTGCTTGTGTTTGGGTCCGGTAATCAGGGTAATGCGGACGGGCTGGGTGTTGTAGGAAGACGGCGCGAAAGAGAGGACCTTTTGGATGATTTCTTGAACGCGGGCGTCGGACACGCTGCTGGTTCCCTTGAGGGGATATACGGAACGGCggtggctggcggcggcgagccaCTGATCGGCGCTGACGTTGGCAACTGAACCCATTTTGTTCGGGGGATGGATGACGTTTGGATGGTGGGAATGGTAGCTTGTGGAATTGGATAATGTGATGGTCGGAGCAGAACAAAGGTGTAGGAGCTTCTTGAGGTATTATATAGCTGTTCCCCTCacgccgccaatggcctGCCCCGTTTCCCGACCGACACTGCAACGCGAGCCATCTTGTCAGCATTGGTCATGCCGCGAGACGGCGCGATTAGCGTATTATTAATTTAGAGTTTCCCGAATCTGTGTGGCTCAAGGGGAAGCAACCGGCAACGTCGATGCGCAAACCAATCGGGGTCCAAGTGGTATCGGATGGCTGCTCGAGTCAGGGGCCCATGTCGCCATCGATGGCCACATGCACTTTGTTTTGGAAACCCTCTTGGTAATGGACGAGTTGACCAAGAGCTATCTGGAGGCGTCCGTATCTTGACTGGGCTGGCAGAGGAGCCGGAACCCGGGCTGAGGCTTCCCAacgtcagcagcagcacacGACCAGCACCTGTACCACATGCAGCTTACCAAGCTATTTGAAACCATATGCAGACATTGAACTAATGGCAGTGGAGACTTGGATGATCAGATCCGTTGGCACCATCGGTTGACAGCTTCGAACCCGTGGATCAAGAGATGCCCCGCATTTTGTGGGCTATAAAATACCGCACCATCGTGCTGATCATACATGATGTCCTGCCAAAAGCCATGTCATCCGAGCGCGCGGCTGTTGGAACGCTTTGCTCATTATCAACCCAGATTGTGTCGTGGCTGAGCCAAGTAAAGGGGGACGCGTGCTAGGAATTGggggcaacattgaagtccaCAACGAATTGATCGCTCGGCCAATGGAAAACATTAAACTATGGGTCATGCCGCGCGGTTATTAGAAAGCACCAGCACCGGTGGCTCCTGCCGCTTCAGGCTGAATCATTTGGGTGCCGCGCGCCATAGTAGTCGTGCCCCTATTCCGTCAACGCATCGACGTTTTACCTCGACCAATTTAAGCCTCCAGATCCACATGTTGCCGAACGCAGCACCGTCCAATTATAGAAGGCTCAACTAGATGCAAAGCAGGGATGGCAAAATCGTGCTCTATTCTGATACTCTTGCAAGGTCTTAAGGAAAAGGCCAGAGGAAGAAGGTGCGGAGGGCTTTGCGTCCGCACGTGAGGCCGTTTGGCCAACGTGATCACGTGAGACCCTCAACCCAACCACCCTCCGTCGCGGGTAGATGCAGGACGCGACAAAGTATTCACGACTCAGCAACCTATTTTTAACTCTACAGCTCAGCACTGTCCCAGTCAaactccttggcctcgtaCTCGCCAAATCTCGGCACTCCCTCCAGGCCACCCTCCAGCTGGTTGGCCCCAAGCAGCAGCGTAACGCACAAGTCCTTGACCGCATCACTGGGGACCTTGGCCCCCGTGTTGAGCACCACAACCCACTGCAGCTTCTCTCTAAAGTGGTCCATGGCCTCTTCGTGCGTGCCGCGGTGCTCGACGGGCACGGAACGCGTGAGCGGGATCTGCGCACGCGAGAGGATGCCGTCGCTCGCCTGCTCCCGGCAGTTGGAGCAGCCCGTCGAGCCCTGATAGTTGGTCAGGGGCGCAGAGAATGTGTGGACGCTGCCCACGAGATGGCGCTGTTGATGGTACGGGACGTTGCGCTCGAGCGGGCCGAGGAAGAAGTGCAGCGCGTACGACAGGCCGCCAAAGGCATACCTGGGGACCCAAGTGTCAGTGgacaagagaagagaaggaggccAACGCTTTATTTGACGGCACGTACCGGTTGTAGAcgacgttgatgatgggATCCACGTCCTTTTGGTTGGGGAATCGAAAGTTGGGTTGTGCCGGACCGTACAGGCTGTTGATGTATTTGTTGCGCCTCTCCGGCACAACTTGTCCCTCGCCATCGGTAATATGTTTTACATCGTCGTACGTATAACCGAGGCGGCCCGCAACGCGCACGCCATTCGAGTCGAAGAAGTCGTGGGTGGAACGGCGAAAGGGCACGAGGTCCGTCagcgcgtcgtcgtcatgcCGTACCCGCATCGAGGTACCTGTCCGATTCAACTGGCTCGAAGCGTCAAACCAGCTGCCGGGGTTGATGGTTTGCCACAGGTAAAGAAGCCGATCGACGTTGCAGTGGTGCAGCCAGAAGACGGGGTCGAATGCCGCCACAGGGACGGAGCTCATGTGCCCACAGCCCCTGACGAGGTCACTACCGCCAATGTAGTCCTGTTCAAAAGGTTCGAGACTTTGGTCAGCACACGGAGGAGCTTGGACGAGATGGAAAGCCTCACGTGGACACTGTTATGGATAGACTCCAGAGAGAGGTATCCCTTGGCCTCGACTTCATCTTCGGGCTCATGCTTGGTGGAAGCAAAATGCTCATATTGAGTCGAGTAGCGATGTGTCAGTAGGCGAAAGATGCCGTCCTTGATCGTGACGGTATTTTGGAGCAGTCGGGGTCCCTGGAGCGCCGACGCCACCTTGTTGGCATCCGAGTGCCCCTGGCGCCAATTATTGTCGTAGTAGCTGACGGCGTGGCGGCTGGTGCCAATGCATAAATCCCACTGGCATCTGTGTCAGCAGAAATCGATTGTCTTGGATCCCGCGTCTCCTCGGGTGGTCATTGATGCTTACCGGGCCTGCTCCGTTGCCGTCGATGCGGTAGTCGCCATAGTGAGGGTCACCCATACGCCGCCCTCCGGGCATCTGGAATCGGTACATGGGGTTCGCAACCTCCTTCATCGTGCCGTCGGTATCCAAGATGCTGATCTTCTCGTTGCTCACTAGGCCAGGCAGACTCGGCTGGCGAGCCCAATCCCAGTATGGCAAGCGCCAGCGCTTCGCAGCCGAAACCCATCCGTCAAGATCGTCACTGCGAGtcttggcctcttccatCATGAGGTCGCTGACTCTCCACTATACAGGCCATTAGCTTGGCCGGCATGGAGTGCGCAAGAGGTCAACCGGTACTACCAACCTCGAATAACATCAAGTACGCGCGGTGCCAGGTGGGAAACACAAACTTGTTGTGCGGGCAGTAGTTGCCGCCTtggcccttgtccttctgCTCTTCCATATCCGGACTGTCGTATGGGATTGGCTCTCTGCCCATGTTCCATGACACATTGGGCGGCGAGCCGTGGATGCCAGCGATGCGGAAGTAGGAGAGTTGATCCTCTAGACCAAGGCGCTGGAACTTGGCCATTGCTGGAATGAAGAGCGACAGTTCGAGTTTTGCGTCTTTGCTGGCCTGGGGCTCCTGCGCCTCCGCGAACCACTCGTGGACGTTGCGCCGGAGAGGAATCTCTTTGGCCGGGTGCCAGTCAATAGGCGTGATGGGCACAGCGTCTGCATCTGGAGTCAGAACccttcttctcatcaagTCGTCACGCGCGTACCTTCATCATTCCCGACGTCAATGACGAGGTGCCCATGTCTTGCATACGTTGCCCACTCCAAGAACCGGGCGCAGAGCCGAACCGCAATCACATTGCCCTCCTATGTCCATGGTCAGTCAGTGTCCGAAACGAACCATTAGACGTCAATACGAATTCACCTCGAGCCACTTGAGGATATCACGCGTCTTGTCAAACGTCTCGCCATGTAGCCAGGTGTACTCTTTGGAAGCGAGTTTATTTTTGTGGCTCACGGAGACAAGCTCGATGCCGGTGTGAGTCTTTCTGGGATTTGTCGACGATTCGTTCTCAAGGATGGCCAGCTCAAACCAGGACCAATTGCCTTTTGCAATATTGCTGACGAAGCCTTGATCGCGCGACTCGGCGAAAAGTTTGACCCCGCGGATCCTACGAATTGTCTGGGTGCTGAGTGGCTACGAGGGGCGGTCATTTTCATGTATCGTAAGTAGTAGATTGGTAGAGTAAGAAACGAACCTGCGACTTGAACCAGGTCTTGGTATGTATATTCGCGTTTTTTGCTATAACTCTATCCTCGGCCTCATGCTTGATCACGTAACGGTTGTTGGGAATAGCCGAGCCTTTAGATGGCAAGGGCTGGAGGGCCTCGACGTCTTTTCTGGTGAGATGCTTAAGGCGATTATGGACACTCATTTTGACGATTGTCCGAGGTGATAGATGGGGTATTGGGCTTGCTTGGAACAATTGATGGGATCTCGATTATTTTCTGAACTTGATGGTGTattgggaaaaaaaaagtctttGGTATGAGGCAAAGCTGCCTTTATATACGTGCGAGACTGAGCGTTTTAGATTCTGCTGCTTCGGCTTCACCATGCCTCGCTGATGACAGCAGCCCTACCTATCCATGCTTTGACAGTGCCGCTTGTGTTGCCGTCGTAAACACCACCTTCCGCCGAACAGCAAAAGTGAGCCAGTTATTGGGTATCCATTACCGATCTGACTCGAGGTTTGTGATACTCGTGGGTAAGAAGATCAGCTCGCTTAAGGACATGACGGCTGAAAACTGGGCAGAAGTTTAGATCTGTCACCAGGCGATACAATTTCCATTGGCCCAAGCCGTTGACAGCCGGTCAAGGAGTGGTCGGCACGTATGCTGACCATCGTGCCAGCTCTGAAGTAAGCGCCGGGATTATATGCCCATTGGCGGTTCTGCATAATAACTTCACAGGATGATGGCTATATCATTGGTGAAGCTTGCAGTTTCTCTGCGTAGCGTCAGGCCATGACTGCTTGAAGGCGAGCAGCATGGTGCCAGGAGTTTGACCTGTCAAATTCGATGCTGGCTGACGATGTGCGACGAGATGTCAACGGTACGATGAACCGAGGACGTTGTAGGCTCAACCCACCGGCTGTTGTTTGGCGCCTCCCCGGAGGCCATCACATTGATGCGGCTGTGCAGCATGTCTCGGACTCATCCAGTGGCTCTTGCGTGTTTCCGGAGAAGCGGGCAGCACCGAGTCAATCGGAAGCACCGACTGGAGTCAAGCCGCAGCATCGAGTCAAGCCGCAGGGTGGCTATGGTCCCGTTTCTTCGGGCAATGTGCCATTGTCCGCTCCCGGGACGCCAGGTCCGGTATCTCAGACTTCGGGGGAACACGGGCCGGACATTTGATTCAACATTGATTGGGGTTTCGGCAACCTGCCAAGCGAGGATAAAGGTATGATATCGGAGAATAGGAAGCCGAGCGCACGCAGCTACGCCCTAGGCGCTCGTCTATGATGCATATCGTGTCTGGTCGAGACTCAGTTAGGTGAAGCTGCACAAGAGCTGCATCATCTGCGAGGAGAGCTCAACACAACTTCAGCCGCGTTCCGGGTTGTGCGCCATGGCTGTTCAAGGTTGACAGGTCAACTATTGGACTGACTACACTTTTAGAGTAAGCCACCCGCAGGTCCAACACATAGAGGTCGATCAAGGCaggcatgtacggagtaatgttACCCAATCGCTCTCCTTGGATGCCCAACAAAGGCAGACAACGTCCTGAAACCCGCGTGGACCAGTCAGTTGACCTTACAAATGATGCTCAAACGACCTCTGCGGCGAAATTGCGCCTAACGGTGTCGCTACGGTTCCAGCCTTCTTTAGCTACACCTAGATATCGTGGACAAGTCGACTGATCTACCATGATTTCTCCCACTCCCACTAGGCGTCATATTTGTGAAGGTGCATTTAAAATAGCAAAAGCATGAATTGACGCGTGTTTTTGTATCCGATGCCGAGTTTGCTGGGATACGCAAAGCATGGTCAGGTATGTGCTTTGAGTGGACAAAGCAACACCACATCCGTCAGCAATGAGCTGTCACATTTTGAGGCATCTTGTAGCACTGCTTTGTCCCGTGCGCAAGGTATCATGGATGGTGACAGCCACACCGTCTTGGAAGTATCTGTGACAAGGGATGGTGTATAAGATGTATAGGGGCTTGGATTAAGTTCATGTTCATGTAATAATTCGCTTGAATataaaggtccttggttttaTCGAAGCTTCAAGGGTGGATGACCCTTGTTTATATCACAAAGCCGTGAGCAAGCGAGCCTGGAAGTCCAAGGTGTCAATTAggtctcgagcccttgtgtGACTATCGTCAGGTTCGAGCGtcggcccgtgccttgaCGTGACCTCCGTGAAACAATATTCCATCAAGTCATGACAATAAATCATGTTGAATCGACTGTGCCGTCTATTTAGGAATATTGGATTGCATGTTTCTGAGAAACAGCACAAATAGTACATGAGGCTTTGCGGCGGCTTCGATGTTCGAATCAAAAAGGCTATCACACAGCAGAAGGAGTCAGCTCAATATCATTGCCGCCGCGAGGTTCGATCCCACTTGTCCGCCCGCCTCTTCTCTATCATTTCCGCCCTCAGTGCGATGATGTTGTGCCCCTTGCCGTTTTACTCTCTGTGACCGCGACCATTACCACTTCGACAATTGTCGTCCTCGTGCTTCCGTCTGTCACACGGCCAAGACCAGAACAAAGGCAGCGACCACAAAGGTTACATGGCAACAAAGAAAGCTATCATGAGGACCAGGAGCCGGACCTTgtcgagggctgcctcaggccTCGAGGGCTCACTACCTTCTTGTATTTCTAGAGGCCTCTGACCCCTCAAGGCGTCTTGAAAAACCGAGGATCAGCTTCTAATACCCAGAGTTGATTATTGAATTAATATTTGAACACACATCCAAGCCCTGCCGACCACACTTGTCGCACCGTCTCAACCCTTGATCTTGTCTGAAGCTTGGGAAACGTCTTTCTCAGTGTACGTGTCAAAGAAATGGCTCCCCAACTTCTGCAGCACAATGATTACACTGTGGGCTGGATCTGCGGTCTGTGGCAGGAGCAAACTGCCGCCAAAGCCATGTTGGACTGCATTCACAAGGATCTGCCACAGCCTCAGAGCGACAAGAACACGTATACCTTGGGAACTATTGCGAAGTACAACGTTGTCATAGCCTGCTTGCCTTGCGGAGAAGCTACCCAcgatgcagcagcagcagctagCTCAGCCTGGATGGTAACCACCTTTCCATCCATCAGGTTTGGCTTGATGGTTGGTATGGGGGTAGGGATTCCTCCCAAAGTTCGTCTGGGAGATGTGGTGGTCAGTTTGCCCATAGACCAGTTTCCCGGAGTGGTTCAATGGGACATGGGTACGGCCCAACAAGACGGCTTCGAGAGAACCGGATCGCTCAACAATCCGCCTACTTTACTACTCAGAGCTATATCGAAATTAAGGAGGGACCACGACCTGGAGGGCTCCAGGATACCCGCGTTTCTTGAAGAACTGAAGACGAAATGGCCCGACATGACAAAAGGATACCTGAAACCTTACTACAACGATGCAGACTGCAACCATTTTAAGTATAATGATCAAaacatggaagaagaaaaatccTGCTCATTTTGTAATCTGGAGGAATCACTATCCAGAGAGCGCAGGGATATGCGTATTCATTATGGTCTGATTGTATCGGGTAACGAGATCATCGAGGACGCTCTGTCCAGAGATAAATTGAATAGGAGTCTTGGTGGCAATCTTC is a genomic window containing:
- the tyr1_2 gene encoding Tyrosinase; protein product: MSVHNRLKHLTRKDVEALQPLPSKGSAIPNNRYVIKHEAEDRVIAKNANIHTKTWFKSQPLSTQTIRRIRGVKLFAESRDQGFVSNIAKGNWSWFELAILENESSTNPRKTHTGIELVSVSHKNKLASKEYTWLHGETFDKTRDILKWLEEGNVIAVRLCARFLEWATYARHGHLVIDVGNDEDAVPITPIDWHPAKEIPLRRNVHEWFAEAQEPQASKDAKLELSLFIPAMAKFQRLGLEDQLSYFRIAGIHGSPPNVSWNMGREPIPYDSPDMEEQKDKGQGGNYCPHNKFVFPTWHRAYLMLFEWRVSDLMMEEAKTRSDDLDGWVSAAKRWRLPYWDWARQPSLPGLVSNEKISILDTDGTMKEVANPMYRFQMPGGRRMGDPHYGDYRIDGNGAGPWDLCIGTSRHAVSYYDNNWRQGHSDANKVASALQGPRLLQNTVTIKDGIFRLLTHRYSTQYEHFASTKHEPEDEVEAKGYLSLESIHNSVHDYIGGSDLVRGCGHMSSVPVAAFDPVFWLHHCNVDRLLYLWQTINPGSWFDASSQLNRTGTSMRVRHDDDALTDLVPFRRSTHDFFDSNGVRVAGRLGYTYDDVKHITDGEGQVVPERRNKYINSLYGPAQPNFRFPNQKDVDPIINVVYNRYAFGGLSYALHFFLGPLERNVPYHQQRHLVGSVHTFSAPLTNYQGSTGCSNCREQASDGILSRAQIPLTRSVPVEHRGTHEEAMDHFREKLQWVVVLNTGAKVPSDAVKDLCVTLLLGANQLEGGLEGVPRFGEYEAKEFDWDSAEL